The genomic window CTCCGGAGCGACAATAGAGTCAAGTTATAAATAAATTCGACTATATTTAATTTTATTTCAATGAGTTAATACGAAAAAACGATTTTTAATAATTCTAGATTTTAAAAGATTCGTTTTACCCATTAACAGAGAATATTGATTGAGACTTTAAGGCGCTCGGCAGGAAAAACTCCCAGCTTCCGACATCCTTCTTCCAGCCTATTAATCTTTTATTGTTCTTCCAGCCATACGCTGACGTTACCGGCAGGCACAGGGAAATTTCCCCAGCCGTTTTCATCGATGGTTACTTTATCTTCGGATCTTCCCAATGCGTCGTAGAAAGTTTTTCCGATGTATCTTTCGCCCATTTCCATCGGCTTTTCATAAGCATCTTTATTACTCAGCACCACCGCACAGCCGGAATGTTCTTCATCACCTAAGCGCACCCATCCTAAGCAATTAGCATCCTCAAAATAATCCCTCTGTTCACCGTAAGCATGGTCTTTTCTGGCTTTCAGCAGTTCTTCGATGCCATCTACTTTATTCAGGAATATTTCCTGGTCGTTGCCTTCTTTATCTTTGTCTACGTAATGAGCGCCGTACAGGTCAGGATAAAAAATACACGGATAGCCATCTATTCTTAAAAGAATTAAAGCGTAAGCCAACGGCTTGAACCATTCTTCCACCGGGGCTTCCAGATCCTGCAATGGCTGGGTGTCGTGATTATCCACCAGGGTTACCGAATGCAAAGGATCTTCCTGTGTTAAGGTTTCATCAAAAATCCTGCGGAGATCATAAGAACCGCCTTCTTTTGAGGCGTTATGGAAATTATGGTGGAGCGAGCTGTCGAATAAGCTCATGCAGCCTTCGGTCGCCGCAATATATTTTCGCAGCAGTGGCAGACGGCCCGGCGCCCAGTATTCTCCAACCGCAAAAATATTCTGTCCGGTATTGGAACGGAGCATTGTAAGCCACTCTTTATAGAATGTATAAGAAATGTGTTTTACGGCATC from Chryseobacterium sp. SORGH_AS_0447 includes these protein-coding regions:
- a CDS encoding alpha-amylase, whose product is MNETMIQYFHWYSEGDGKLWKQAQENAKYLADLGITSVWFPPAYKAAGGKDSIGYDTYDLFDLGEFDQKGTVATKYGTKDEYISAINTLKEHNIKTIVDIVLNHKGGGDELETFKVVKVDENDREKIISDEFEIQSYTKFTFPGRNKKYSDFEWNFTCFTGVDYAEGMDSHIYKIKSEYGDDWEEMIDDEKGNYDYLMFNDIEHRNPFVREELNKWGKWYFDQTDFYGVRLDAVKHISYTFYKEWLTMLRSNTGQNIFAVGEYWAPGRLPLLRKYIAATEGCMSLFDSSLHHNFHNASKEGGSYDLRRIFDETLTQEDPLHSVTLVDNHDTQPLQDLEAPVEEWFKPLAYALILLRIDGYPCIFYPDLYGAHYVDKDKEGNDQEIFLNKVDGIEELLKARKDHAYGEQRDYFEDANCLGWVRLGDEEHSGCAVVLSNKDAYEKPMEMGERYIGKTFYDALGRSEDKVTIDENGWGNFPVPAGNVSVWLEEQ